In Brevundimonas subvibrioides, a genomic segment contains:
- a CDS encoding tyrosine-protein phosphatase: MTSRIHVFDALDNFRDYGGYDTAAGRTLKTGQLFRSAHQASVSEADLARLAALDIGTVVDLRRPVERRRQPSRRPAGFSGQVFESDLDEAGEAPHITFLKTADLTPESGRRFMTETYRELPFAPAHIDLFARYFRALGESDRPVLIHCAAGKDRTGMLAALTHHLLGVSRDDLIEDYLLTNVAVDLAGRAPAIAEQLKGFTGRTASHDAVVAFMGVEEAYLDAAIGSIKARHGSIDAYLEQALGVDDSLRARIQERLAA, encoded by the coding sequence ATGACCTCCCGCATTCATGTCTTTGACGCGCTCGACAACTTCCGCGACTACGGCGGCTATGACACCGCCGCGGGCCGGACACTGAAGACCGGGCAATTGTTTCGCTCGGCGCACCAGGCCTCGGTCTCGGAGGCGGATCTGGCGCGGCTCGCGGCTCTGGACATCGGCACGGTGGTGGATCTGCGCCGGCCGGTCGAACGGCGGCGCCAGCCCTCCAGACGCCCGGCGGGCTTCTCGGGTCAGGTGTTCGAGAGCGATCTGGACGAGGCGGGGGAGGCACCGCACATCACCTTCCTGAAGACCGCCGACCTGACGCCCGAGTCGGGCCGTCGGTTCATGACGGAGACCTATCGCGAACTGCCCTTCGCTCCCGCCCACATCGACCTGTTCGCCCGCTATTTCCGCGCTCTGGGCGAGTCGGATCGGCCGGTCCTGATCCACTGTGCCGCCGGCAAGGATCGGACGGGCATGCTGGCCGCCCTGACCCACCACCTGCTGGGCGTCAGCCGCGACGACCTGATCGAGGACTATCTGCTGACCAATGTGGCCGTGGACCTTGCCGGTCGCGCCCCGGCCATCGCGGAACAGCTGAAGGGCTTCACCGGCCGCACGGCCTCGCACGACGCCGTGGTAGCCTTCATGGGGGTGGAAGAGGCCTATCTGGATGCTGCGATCGGGTCGATCAAGGCGCGTCATGGCTCGATCGACGCCTATCTCGAACAGGCGCTGGGCGTGGACGACAGTTTGCGGGCCCGGATTCAGGAACGGCTGGCGGCGTGA
- a CDS encoding winged helix-turn-helix domain-containing protein, which yields MADDFDIGRIDDVIHGRVRLGIMAALSGVESADFGTLKARLQTTDGNLSVHLRKLEEAGFVLVTKRFVGRKPLTEAAMTEDGRKAFVAYLDAMAGLVTPRG from the coding sequence ATGGCGGACGATTTCGACATCGGCCGGATCGACGACGTTATCCACGGACGGGTCCGCCTCGGCATCATGGCGGCCCTGTCCGGTGTCGAGAGCGCCGACTTCGGCACGCTCAAGGCCCGCCTCCAGACCACGGACGGCAATCTGTCGGTCCATTTGCGCAAGCTCGAGGAAGCCGGCTTCGTCCTGGTGACAAAGCGGTTCGTTGGACGAAAGCCCCTGACCGAAGCCGCGATGACCGAGGACGGGCGAAAGGCCTTCGTCGCCTATCTGGATGCCATGGCCGGCCTGGTGACACCGCGCGGTTAG
- a CDS encoding SAM-dependent methyltransferase gives MIPTYHRIAYEGFAVANPVELDRVLALLAQARLPSGAVALDIGAGAGGVSVAMATAHDLTVHAIERDPAMARMIADRVAAASLADRVQVVVENSATSLDRLSPVDLIVALGTTEAAGQGVRDPRGILSGLTRHLRTPGYILWGDLFWKGDPPAPLRQIIGLIGDYATDEGWRAAGRDAGLDCVASEVSSDAAWDAFFGGADSKVRAWLAAHPEAPEVEGIRARADQIRTTFDFGRPYLGFGLYLFRKGD, from the coding sequence ATGATCCCGACCTATCATCGCATCGCCTACGAGGGTTTCGCGGTCGCAAACCCGGTCGAGCTGGACCGCGTCCTGGCCCTTCTGGCGCAGGCCAGGCTGCCGTCGGGGGCCGTAGCGCTCGATATCGGCGCGGGTGCGGGCGGGGTCTCGGTGGCCATGGCGACCGCCCATGATCTGACGGTTCATGCCATCGAGCGTGATCCGGCCATGGCGCGCATGATCGCGGACCGCGTCGCGGCCGCCAGTCTGGCGGACCGGGTGCAGGTCGTCGTCGAGAATTCCGCGACCTCTCTGGACCGACTGTCGCCGGTCGATCTGATCGTCGCGCTGGGCACGACCGAGGCCGCGGGCCAGGGCGTGCGCGATCCCCGGGGAATTCTCTCCGGTCTGACCCGCCATCTGCGCACGCCGGGATACATCCTGTGGGGCGACCTGTTCTGGAAGGGCGACCCGCCTGCGCCCTTGCGTCAGATCATCGGCCTGATCGGCGACTATGCCACCGACGAGGGATGGCGCGCGGCGGGCCGGGACGCCGGCCTGGACTGTGTCGCCAGCGAGGTCTCGTCAGACGCGGCCTGGGACGCCTTCTTTGGCGGAGCGGATTCGAAGGTCCGCGCCTGGTTGGCGGCGCATCCTGAGGCCCCGGAAGTGGAAGGCATCCGCGCCCGCGCCGATCAGATACGGACGACCTTCGACTTCGGACGTCCGTATCTGGGCTTTGGCCTGTATCTGTTTCGCAAGGGTGACTGA